In Arachis stenosperma cultivar V10309 chromosome 1, arast.V10309.gnm1.PFL2, whole genome shotgun sequence, one DNA window encodes the following:
- the LOC130972475 gene encoding cytochrome P450 78A5-like yields MSSSHLCSMLLPPSLCFASLNFHVFLSLLLLLLVFNYWLVPGGLAWALSKFRLESPRADNTNNNKRSIPGPSGLPVLGLVSAFTGTLTHRVLANLAETFKAKNLMAFSIGVTRFVISTNPNTAKEILNSSAFADRPIKESAYELLFHRAMGFAPYGEYWRNLRRIATVHLFSPRRIAASGEFRARVGKHMVKEMVGLMEKKSEVKVREVLHLGSLNNVMMSVFGKSYEFGEGGNGRELEELVKEGYDLLGVFNWSDHFPLLGWLDLQGVRKRCRNLVAKVDDFVGNIILEHRMKRVAKDEAFDDFVDVLLDLEKQSKLQHSDMVAILWEMIFRGTDTVAILLEWILARMVLHPEIQAKAQSEIDSVVGYDRTINDLDLQNLPYLRAIVKETLRMHPPGPLLSWARLAIHDTQVGPHMIPAGTTAMVNMWGITHDKEVWCEPEEFKPERFIEEEVQIMGSDLRVAPFGSGRRVCPGKAMGLATVELWLAILLQTFKWIPTNHVDLSECLKLSLEMKSPLLAKLIPRFG; encoded by the exons ATGTCATCATCACATCTATGCTCTATGCTTCTCCCACCTTCACTTTGTTTTGCATCGCTCAACTTTCATGTATTCCTTTCTCTCCTTCTATTACTTCTTGTTTTCAACTATTGGTTGGTCCCTGGTGGTCTTGCTTGGGCTCTCTCCAAGTTCCGTTTAGAATCACCACGTGCCGATAATACTAATAACAACAAAAGATCGATTCCTGGACCTTCAGGTCTTCCAGTTCTTGGCCTTGTTTCGGCCTTCACTGGAACCTTAACTCACAGGGTTCTGGCTAACTTGGCCGAAACATTCAAGGCCAAGAACTTGATGGCATTTTCTATTGGGGTGACCCGGTTTGTTATCTCCACAAACCCTAACACGGCCAAAGAGATTCTTAACAGTTCAGCTTTCGCTGATCGACCTATCAAAGAATCAGCTTACGAGCTTCTCTTCCACCGTGCAATGGGGTTCGCTCCTTATGGCGAATACTGGAGGAACCTTAGAAGAATCGCCACCGTTCATTTGTTCTCTCCACGGAGGATCGCTGCTAGCGGTGAGTTCAGAGCTAGAGTTGGTAAGCACATGGTGAAAGAAATGGTTGGTTTGATGGAGAAGAAGAGTGAGGTTAAGGTTAGAGAGGTGTTGCATTTAGGATCGTTAAACAATGTGATGATGAGTGTGTTTGGGAAAAGCTATGAGTTTGGTGAAGGTGGTAATGGGCGTGAGCTTGAAGAGTTGGTGAAAGAAGGGTATGATCTGCTTGGTGTTTTCAATTGGAGTGACCACTTCCCTCTCTTGGGTTGGTTGGATTTGCAAGGTGTCAGAAAGAGGTGTAGGAATCTAGTAGCGAAAGTGGATGATTTTGTTGGAAATATCATATTGGAACATAGAATGAAAAGGGTTGCCAAGGATGAAGCCTTTGATGACTTTGTTGACGTGTTACTAGATTTGGAAAAACAGAGCAAGCTTCAGCACTCTGATATGGTTGCTATTCTTTGG gAAATGATATTTAGAGGGACTGATACAGTAGCAATTCTTTTGGAATGGATTCTAGCAAGGATGGTATTGCACCCTGAAATCCAAGCAAAAGCTCAATCTGAAATCGACTCTGTAGTTGGGTATGATCGTACAATCAATGATCTAGATCTTCAAAATCTACCATACCTACGTGCCATAGTGAAAGAAACCCTAAGAATGCACCCACCAGGCCCACTGCTATCATGGGCGAGGCTTGCAATCCACGACACACAAGTGGGCCCCCACATGATTCCAGCTGGCACAACGGCAATGGTGAACATGTGGGGCATCACCCATGACAAAGAAGTTTGGTGTGAGCCAGAAGAGTTCAAGCCAGAGAGGTTCATAGAAGAAGAGGTTCAAATAATGGGGTCTGATCTTAGGGTTGCACCATTTGGTTCTGGAAGAAGGGTGTGTCCTGGCAAGGCTATGGGCTTGGCTACTGTGGAGCTTTGGCTTGCTATATTGCTTCAAACATTCAAATGGATTCCTACAAATCATGTTGACTTATCAGAGTGCTTGAAACTTTCTCTTGAGATGAAGTCACCTCTTCTTGCTAAGCTTATTCCAAGATTTggttaa